A single window of Microbispora hainanensis DNA harbors:
- a CDS encoding phosphocholine-specific phospholipase C has product MPELSRRNFLGTAAAVTGAAAVGAALPSASAAAAPTQKPGHPPKPYGDIRDVKHVIVIMQENRSFDHYFGAMKGVRGFGDRSTIVLPGGKTVWEQPKTLTDGAETQYPWRLSGAKTWSGATPPSAELGAANYGGTSHGWTDQHGAWYGGLMNGWYYAKGGPTTLGYLDRRDLPFHYALADAYTVGDAYHCSALSATGPNRTFLWGGTINADKKHGSFTAYDGGDERGKFLPWESYAETLQKAGVSWRVYQCADDYGDNGLEYFNTFGKLDPTQGGTAEPGNVFYDNGVKNVPEPVTGLSGNADNLIAAIRADVLGGTLPQVSWIVNNQFFSEHPVTAPSNGAYFLRGVLEALNADPDVFNSTVVIINYDENDGQFDHVPPPVPAPGEADEFVSGTMASYGVTEPLPVGLGFRVPLILVSPWTRGGWVTSEVSDHTSVIQFIEKWSTALGKPAISPNISDWRRKVCGDLTYAFDFKKPIYGMPELPETGPLIPETRYTPLPGDNMMPTQEEGTKRARPLPYQPNANLAGFTGGPSGTVANLTLSNEAPFVTKASHFSVYNNRAGIPSLAQYPAAFPGQYTVAAQSTMSGTGAVGSSAGDTTYDITVIGPNRFLRRFAGDVATAGKDLVVEADYYDGKSTKNPKLKLWLRNNGSTRVTFTITHNNYISGKPDTVKVNAHGKEAWTVNPVKESDGWYDVTVTVDVDGGWSQRFVGHIETGEASITG; this is encoded by the coding sequence ATGCCTGAACTGTCCCGCAGAAACTTTCTCGGCACTGCCGCTGCCGTAACGGGAGCGGCCGCCGTCGGCGCCGCACTGCCCAGCGCCAGCGCCGCCGCGGCCCCCACACAGAAGCCCGGTCACCCGCCCAAGCCGTACGGCGACATCCGTGACGTCAAGCACGTCATCGTGATCATGCAGGAGAACCGCAGCTTCGACCACTATTTCGGCGCGATGAAGGGCGTGCGTGGTTTCGGCGACCGCTCGACCATCGTGCTCCCCGGCGGCAAGACCGTCTGGGAGCAGCCGAAGACGTTGACCGACGGCGCCGAGACGCAGTACCCGTGGCGGCTGAGCGGGGCCAAGACCTGGAGTGGAGCGACCCCGCCGAGCGCCGAGCTCGGCGCCGCCAACTACGGCGGCACCAGCCACGGCTGGACCGACCAGCACGGCGCCTGGTACGGCGGCCTCATGAACGGCTGGTACTACGCCAAGGGCGGCCCGACCACACTGGGCTACCTGGACCGCCGTGACCTGCCGTTCCACTACGCCCTCGCCGACGCCTACACGGTCGGCGACGCCTACCACTGCTCCGCACTCAGCGCCACCGGGCCCAACCGCACCTTCCTGTGGGGCGGAACGATCAACGCCGACAAGAAGCACGGCAGCTTCACCGCGTACGACGGCGGTGACGAGCGCGGCAAGTTCCTGCCCTGGGAGTCCTACGCCGAGACGCTCCAGAAGGCGGGCGTCAGCTGGCGGGTCTACCAGTGCGCCGACGACTACGGCGACAACGGCCTGGAGTATTTCAACACCTTCGGCAAGCTCGACCCCACTCAGGGCGGGACGGCCGAACCGGGCAACGTCTTCTACGACAACGGCGTGAAGAACGTCCCCGAGCCGGTCACCGGGCTGTCGGGCAACGCCGACAACCTCATCGCCGCGATCCGCGCCGACGTGCTGGGGGGCACCCTGCCCCAGGTGAGCTGGATCGTGAACAACCAGTTCTTCTCCGAGCACCCGGTCACGGCGCCGAGCAACGGCGCGTACTTCCTCCGCGGTGTGCTCGAGGCCCTCAACGCCGACCCCGACGTGTTCAACTCGACCGTGGTGATCATCAACTACGACGAGAACGACGGTCAGTTCGACCACGTCCCGCCGCCCGTGCCGGCGCCGGGCGAGGCGGACGAGTTCGTCTCCGGCACCATGGCCTCGTACGGCGTCACCGAGCCGCTCCCCGTCGGGCTCGGCTTCCGCGTGCCGCTCATCCTCGTCTCGCCCTGGACCCGCGGCGGCTGGGTGACCTCGGAGGTCTCCGACCACACCTCGGTCATCCAGTTCATCGAGAAGTGGTCCACCGCGCTCGGCAAGCCCGCCATCTCGCCCAACATCAGCGACTGGCGGCGCAAGGTCTGCGGCGACCTGACGTACGCCTTCGACTTCAAGAAGCCCATTTACGGCATGCCCGAACTGCCGGAGACCGGGCCGCTCATCCCCGAGACGCGATACACCCCGCTGCCGGGCGACAACATGATGCCGACCCAGGAGGAGGGCACCAAGCGGGCGCGGCCGCTGCCGTACCAGCCGAACGCCAACCTGGCCGGGTTCACCGGCGGGCCGTCCGGCACCGTGGCGAACCTGACGTTGAGCAACGAGGCCCCGTTCGTCACCAAGGCGAGCCACTTCTCCGTGTACAACAACCGCGCCGGGATCCCGTCGCTGGCGCAGTATCCGGCCGCGTTCCCGGGCCAGTACACGGTCGCCGCGCAGTCGACCATGTCCGGGACCGGCGCCGTGGGCTCCTCCGCCGGCGACACCACGTACGACATCACCGTCATCGGCCCGAACCGGTTCCTGCGCCGGTTCGCCGGCGACGTCGCCACCGCCGGTAAGGACCTCGTCGTCGAGGCGGACTACTACGACGGCAAGTCGACGAAGAACCCGAAGCTGAAGCTCTGGCTGCGCAACAACGGCAGCACCCGCGTGACGTTCACGATCACCCACAACAACTACATCTCCGGCAAGCCGGACACCGTGAAGGTCAACGCGCACGGCAAGGAGGCGTGGACGGTCAACCCGGTGAAGGAGAGCGACGGCTGGTACGACGTGACGGTCACCGTCGACGTCGACGGAGGCTGGTCGCAGCGGTTCGTCGGCCACATCGAGACCGGTGAGGCCAGCATCACCGGCTGA